A single window of Sebastes umbrosus isolate fSebUmb1 chromosome 24 unlocalized genomic scaffold, fSebUmb1.pri SUPER_24_unloc_1, whole genome shotgun sequence DNA harbors:
- the dnajc27 gene encoding dnaJ homolog subfamily C member 27, with product MESSNIPKRRDNKKSLRVKVISLGNAEVGKSCIIKRYCEKRFVPKYLATIGIDYGVTKVQVRDREIKVNIFDMAGHPFFYEVRNEFYKDSQGVLLVYDVGLRESFDALDSWLGEMKQEMGSQANMDSIVFIVCANKVDLTKRRVVDEGEGRLWAESRGFTYFETSAQSGEGINEMFQAFFSSITDMCENGGKRPVAEVSVGFTKEQADTIRRIRSSKDSWDMLGVKPGATREEVNKAYRKLAVLLHPDKCVAPGSEDAFKAVVNARTSLLKNIK from the exons ATGGAATCCTCCAACATCCCGAAGAGACGAGACAACAAGAAATCCCTGAGAGTCAAAGTGATCAGCCTGGGGAACGCTGAAGTAGGAAAA AGCTGCATCATCAAACGCTACTGCGAGAAGAGGTTCGTTCCCAAGTACTTAGCCACGATCGGCATCGACTACGGCGTCACCAA ggtTCAGGTTCGTGACAGAGAAATCAAAGTGAACATCTTCGACATGGCCGGTCATCCGTTCTTCTACGAG GTGCGTAACGAGTTCTATAAGGACAGCCAGGGCGTGCTGCTGGTCTACGACGTCGGCCTCAGGGAAAGCTTCGACGCCCTCGACAGCTGGCTCGGAGAGATGAAACAGGAAATGGGCTCTCAGGCCAACATGGACAGCATCGTGTTCATCGTTTGCGCCAACAAG GTGGACCTGACGAAGCGGCGGGTGGTGGACGAGGGCGAGGGCCGTCTGTGGGCGGAGTCCAGAGGCTTCACGTACTTTGAGACGTCGGCGCAGAGCGGCGAGGGAATCAACGAGATGTTCCAG GCGTTCTTCTCCTCCATCACCGACATGTGTGAGAACGGAGGGAAGCGCCCAGTGGCCGAGGTCAGCGTCGGCTTCACCAAGGAGCAGGCCGACACCATCCGACGCATCCGGAGCAGCAAAGACTCATGGGACATGTTGGGGGTCAAACCTGGAGCCACGCG GGAGGAGGTGAACAAGGCGTACAGGAAGTTGGCGGTGCTGCTGCACCCGGATAAGTGCGTTGCCCCCGGCAGCGAGGACGCCTTCAAGGCGGTGGTGAACGCCCGCACCTCGCTACTCAAGAACATTAAATAA